One genomic window of Chrysiogenia bacterium includes the following:
- a CDS encoding GNAT family N-acetyltransferase: MSSLTIEPARRADARPAAALAARAMIDLPENRVVFRGREDRMRAVFAQLFARSPGDLWVAREGDALLGVMRVVAWPRCKPSTLETLTQLPALAMALKDTLPRAARMHGAWARHDPQRPHLHLDPIAVSESAQGRGIGGALMNHYCEMMDGAGTGGYLETGRESSVRFYSKFGFEVSRQIEVLGAKIWLMWREGK, from the coding sequence ATGAGCTCCCTCACCATCGAACCCGCTCGCCGCGCCGACGCCCGGCCCGCCGCTGCTCTTGCAGCGCGCGCGATGATCGACCTGCCCGAGAACCGTGTGGTCTTTCGCGGCCGCGAGGACCGGATGCGTGCGGTGTTCGCGCAGCTCTTTGCGCGCTCCCCCGGCGACCTGTGGGTCGCGCGCGAGGGGGATGCGCTTCTCGGCGTGATGCGCGTGGTCGCCTGGCCGCGCTGCAAGCCCTCCACCCTGGAAACGCTCACGCAGCTTCCGGCCCTCGCGATGGCCCTCAAGGACACGCTCCCGCGTGCGGCGAGAATGCACGGCGCCTGGGCACGCCACGATCCACAAAGGCCCCACTTGCACCTGGACCCCATCGCCGTCTCCGAGAGCGCCCAGGGCCGCGGCATCGGCGGCGCGCTGATGAACCACTACTGCGAGATGATGGATGGCGCCGGAACCGGTGGCTATCTCGAAACCGGGCGGGAGAGCAGCGTGCGCTTCTATTCGAAATTCGGCTTCGAAGTAAGCCGCCAGATCGAAGTGCTGGGCGCAAAGATCTGGCTCATGTGGCGGGAGGGGAAGTGA